In Fusarium verticillioides 7600 chromosome 4, whole genome shotgun sequence, the following proteins share a genomic window:
- a CDS encoding beta-glucosidase, which translates to MPSLPKDFKLGFATASYQIEGAVTEDGRGPSIWDTFCHLEPTRTKGANGDVACDHYHRLEEDLDLLKRYGSDMYRFSISWSRVIPLGGRNDPVNEAGIAFYDRVIDGCLKRGITPWVTLYHWDLPQALHERYGGWLDVEESQKDFERYARLCYERFGDRVKHWITLNEPWIVSIFGYATGGNAPGRSSINPQSTEGDTSTEPWIVGKALIMSHARAVAAYNQDFRASQKGQIGISLNGDYYEPWDSSDPRDSEAAERRMQFHIGWFANPIFLGQDYPKCMRDQLKDRLPQFTSEELQLLRSAESDFYGMNYYTSQFARHKSTPAPDTDYIGNLDELQTNKAGEPVGLESGLHWLRSCPDLFRKHLTRVYRLYGKPIIITENGCPCPGEDKMTREESVQDEYRIKYFEDHLDAIGRSVGEDGTVIEGYFAWSLMDNLEWSDGYGPRFGVTFTDYETLERTPKKSALVLRQLVDHRKGTQLKL; encoded by the exons ATGCCTTCTCTACCAAAGGACTTCAAACTTGGTTTCGCTACAGCGTCTTACCAGATTGAAGGTGCCGTCACAGAAGATGGTCGCGGTCCTTCAATCTGGGATACCTTCTGCCATCTTGAACCGACGCGCACAAAAGGTGCAAATGGCGATGTTGCCTGTGATCATTATCACCGcctcgaggaagatcttgatcttttgaAGAGATATGGATCTGATATGTATCGCTTCTCGATTTCGTGGTCTCGTGTTATTCCTCTTGGTGGACGAAATGATCCTGTTAATGAAGCTGGTATCGCTTTCTATGATAGGGTTATCGATGGGTGTTTGAAGAGAGGTATCACGCCCTGGGTCACGCTTTACCATTGGGACTTACCACAGGCATTGCATGAGAGATACGGTGGATGgttggatgttgaagagtcgcagaaggactttgagagATATGCGAGGCTTTGTTACGAGAGGTTTGGTGATCGAGTGAAGCACTGGATTACACTTAACGAGCCTTGGATCGTCTCAATATTC GGCTATGCAACTGGAGGAAATGCTCCAGGACGAAGCAGCATCAATCCTCAGTCTACAGAAGGCGACACTTCAACGGAGCCATGGATCGTCGGCAAGGCTCTCATCATGAGCCACGCTCGTGCTGTTGCAGCCTACAACCAAGACTTCCGCGCATCACAAAAAGGCCAAATAGGAATATCACTGAACGGAGACTACTACGAACCATGGGATAGCAGCGATCCGCGAGACAGTGAAGCTGCTGAGCGGCGTATGCAGTTCCATATTGGCTGGTTCGCCAACCCCATTTT CTTGGGACAAGACTACCCAAAGTGCATGCGCGATCAGCTTAAAGACCGCCTCCCACAGTTCACATCCGAAGAACTCCAACTTCTACGCTCAGCGGAGAGTGACTTTTACGGCATGAACTACTACACCTCTCAATTCGCTCGGCACAAATCCACTCCTGCACCAGACACAGATTACATCGGCAATCTGGATGAGCTCCAAACCAACAAGGCTGGTGAGCCTGTCGGTTTAGAAAGTGGTCTACACTGGCTCCGATCCTGCCCCGACCTGTTCCGCAAACATCTCACACGTGTGTATCGTCTCTACGGCAAAcctatcatcatcacagagAACGGGTGTCCTTGTCCCGGCGAGGATAAGATGACGCGTGAGGAATCGGTACAGGATGAGTATAGGATCAAATACTTTGAAGATCACCTTGACGCTATTGGCAGGTcggttggtgaagatggaacTGTTATTGAGGGATATTTTGCATGGTCGTTGATGGATAATCTTGAGTGGTCTGATGGTTATGGACCCAGGTTCGGAGTGACGTTTACGGATTACGAGACGTTGGAGAGGACGCCGAAGAAATCGGCGTTGGTGCTGAGGCAGTTGGTTGATCATCGGAAGGGAACTCAGTTGAAGCTGTAG
- a CDS encoding pectate lyase yields the protein MKLLNILFFSSFAVAAPGANLQARAAANDPCNIGYCTQNGGTTGGGSAAQVTVKSLAELTAAAAADGPSVILVQGSISGAAKVQVTSNKSIIGKTGSSLTGIGLTINGQKNVIVRNMKISKVEADYGDAITIQKSTNVWVDHCDLSAVRGDDKDFYDGLVDLSHAADWVTISYTYFHDHSKGSLVGHSDKNAAEDVGTLRVTYANNHFNNVRSRGPLLRFGTAHIFNQYYDTMDTGLNSRMGAQALIQSSVFTNVGKKAIFSESSSEVGYVVAEDVVLGGESQNTAPKGTLSSSKIPYQFTLLGSGKVASTVPGQAGQKLSF from the exons ATGAAGCTTCTTAATATACtattcttctccagctttgctGTTGCAGCACCTGGTGCCAACCTCCAAGCCAGAGCTGCGGCCAATGACCCGTGCAACATTGGCTACTGCACTCAGAACGGAGG CACAACTGGAGGTGGAAGTGCTGCACAGGTCACTGTGAAGTCCCTCGCTGAGCTCACTGCTGCCGCCGCAGCTGACGGCCCTTCTGTCATCTTGGTGCAAGGCAGTATCTCAGGCGCAGCTAAGGTCCAAGTTACCTCAAACAAGTCCATCATTGGCAAGACCGGTAGCT CCCTAACCGGCATCGGTTTGACCATCAACGGACAGAAGAACGTCATTGTCCGCAACATGAAGATATCCAAGGTTGAAGCTGACTACGGTGATGCGATTACCATTCAAAAATCGACTAATGTCTGGGTTGACCATTGTGATCTCTCTGCTGTTAGGGGCGACGACAAGGACTTCTACGATGGCTTGGTCGATCTGTCGCATGCTGCTGACTGGGTCACTATCTCGTATACCTACTTCCATGACCAC TCCAAGGGATCGCTCGTAGGACACTCCGACAAGAACGCAGCTGAAGACGTTGGCACCTTACGCGTTACATACGCCAATAACcacttcaacaacgtcagAAGCCGAGGCCCTCTTCTGCGCTTTGGAACTGCCCATATCTTCAA TCAGTACTACGATACCATGGACACTGGTCTCAACAGCCGTATGGGCGCCCAGGCTCTCATCCAATCATCCGTGTTCACCAACGTTGGAAAAAAGGCTATCTTCAGCGAGTCAAGCTCCGAGGTCGGATATGTTGTCGCGGAAGACGTTGTGCTCGGTGGTGAGAGTCAAAACACTGCTCCAAAGGGGACGTTGAGCTCAAGCAAGATTCCGTATCAGTTCACCCTTCTGGGATCTGGAAAGGTTGCTTCAACGGTTCCGGGACAGGCAGGCCAGAAGCTCAGCTTCTAA
- a CDS encoding trypsin — MVKFASVVALVAPLAAAAPQEIPNIVGGTSASAGDFPFIVSISRNGGPWCGGSLLNANTVLTAAHCVSGYAQSGFQIRAGSLSRTSGGVTSSLSSVRVHPSYSGNNNDLAILKLSTSIPASGTIGYARLAASGSDPVAGSSATVAGWGATSEGSSSTPVNLLKVTVPIVSRATCRQQYGTSAITNQMFCAGVSSGGKDSCQGDSGGPIVDSSKTLIGAVSWGNGCARPNYAGVYASVGALRSFIDQYA; from the exons atggtcaagTTTGCTTCCGTCGTTGCACTTGTTGCTCCCCTGGCTGCTGCCGCTCCTCAGGAGATCCCCAACATCGTTGGTGGCACTTCTGCCAGCGCTGGCGACTTTCCCTTCATCGTGAGCATCAGCCGCAACGGCGGCCCTTGGTGCGGAGGCTCtctcctcaacgccaacacCGTCTTGACCGCTGCCCACTGCGTCTCCGGATACGCTCAGAGCGGTTTCCAGATCCGTGCTGGCAGTCTT TCTCGCACTTCTGGTGGTGTTACTTCTTCGCTTTCCTCCGTCAGAGTTCACCCGAGCTACAGCGGAAACAACAAcgatcttgccatcctcaagctctctACTTCCATTCCCGCCAGTGGAACCATCGGCTATGCTCGCCTGGCTGCTTCCGGCTCTGACCCCGTCGCCGGATCTTCTGCCACTGTTGCTGGCTG GGGCGCTACCTCTGAGGGCAGCAGCTCTACTCCCGTCAACCTTCTGAAGGTTACTGTCCCTATTGTCTCTCGTGCTACCTGCCGACAGCAGTACGGTACGTctgccatcaccaaccaGATGTTCTGTGCTGGTGTTTCCTCCGGCGGCAAGGACTCTTGCCAGGGTGACAGCGGCGGTCCCATCGTCGACAGCTCCAAAACTCTCATCGGTGCTGTCTCTTGGGGTAATGGATGTGCTCGACCCAACTACGCTGGTGTCTATGCCAGCGTTGGTGCTCTCCGCTCTTTCATTGACCAATACGCTTAA